The Nitrospira sp. genome has a window encoding:
- a CDS encoding c-type cytochrome: protein MRRAKLGKVMLTGVFILGMASAIPVGAGEPLQLPTLQGLEDPNTFVPEDNPLTKEKVELGRMLFFDKRLSKNNTIACANCHVAKKGFADGMPVSTGINGLKGGRSAPVSFNRVYSKAQFWDGRAATLEDQSIGPFINPVEHGFANHDQMVAKMKKIPGYRKLFKNVFGRDIEIGDVGRAIASFQRTVLSGNSPVDKFDIGGDEKALSDSAKRGLELFRGKARCTRCHSGFNFTDEKFHNLGIGWDTNTVDLGRYMETQNAEEIGAFKTPTLREIARTAPYMHDGRFKTLAEVVDFYNKGGVKNPHQDNTIISLELTDEEKYDLVAMLKSLNGEGWQHVSAPKSFPK, encoded by the coding sequence ATGAGACGAGCAAAGTTGGGCAAGGTCATGCTGACCGGGGTGTTCATATTGGGGATGGCTTCCGCGATACCTGTGGGTGCGGGGGAGCCACTTCAGTTGCCCACGTTACAAGGACTGGAAGATCCCAATACCTTTGTGCCGGAAGACAATCCCCTTACGAAAGAGAAGGTTGAGTTGGGGCGGATGCTCTTCTTCGACAAACGGTTGTCAAAGAACAATACCATCGCCTGCGCCAATTGCCACGTGGCGAAGAAGGGCTTTGCAGACGGGATGCCGGTATCGACCGGTATCAACGGACTCAAGGGTGGACGTAGCGCGCCGGTGTCGTTCAATCGTGTCTACAGCAAGGCACAGTTCTGGGATGGCCGGGCGGCTACGCTTGAGGATCAGTCGATCGGGCCGTTCATCAACCCGGTCGAACACGGGTTTGCCAACCATGATCAAATGGTGGCGAAAATGAAAAAGATCCCGGGCTACCGGAAACTGTTTAAGAATGTGTTCGGTCGTGATATCGAGATCGGCGATGTCGGCCGTGCGATCGCCAGCTTTCAGCGGACCGTCCTGTCCGGGAACAGCCCCGTCGACAAATTTGATATCGGCGGGGATGAAAAGGCTTTGAGTGATTCAGCAAAACGTGGTCTGGAGCTCTTCCGCGGCAAAGCTCGCTGTACGCGGTGTCATTCCGGGTTTAACTTTACCGACGAGAAGTTCCATAACCTGGGAATCGGGTGGGACACGAACACTGTGGATCTTGGTCGGTACATGGAGACTCAAAATGCTGAGGAAATCGGTGCCTTCAAGACTCCGACGTTGAGGGAAATCGCCCGCACTGCGCCGTACATGCACGACGGACGGTTCAAGACTCTTGCCGAAGTGGTGGATTTCTACAATAAAGGTGGAGTCAAGAATCCACACCAAGATAATACGATTATTTCTTTGGAACTGACGGACGAGGAAAAGTATGATCTTGTGGCCATGCTCAAGTCGCTCAACGGCGAAGGCTGGCAACACGTCTCCGCGCCAAAGTCATTTCCGAAGTAA
- a CDS encoding mechanosensitive ion channel family protein yields the protein MTSDGWFWIDSSVALDGLKSLLLLLVLLIARTLIVRWLANNPTLSMESKRRWVVTTRNSVVFAFLLGLVIIWAHELQAFAVSIVALAAALVLATKELILCWSGAALRVGGKVYTVGDRIQIAGHRGVVLDYDIFATKLLEIGPGQSAHLYTGRVTIFPNSLLFTNPLIKENPQQEYGLYTLTVPIRNEEDWQRAEGALLEAAKHECASFMNEAVRQMKLLEQANLLEAPSPEPRITIQLPESGKMHLVLRFPAPDRGRSRIEQAILRRYLSRSITPPLPT from the coding sequence GTGACCTCAGACGGATGGTTTTGGATCGACAGCTCGGTGGCCCTGGACGGTTTGAAGTCTCTCCTCCTCTTGCTGGTCCTCCTCATCGCCAGAACACTCATTGTACGGTGGTTGGCCAACAATCCCACGCTTTCGATGGAATCGAAACGCCGTTGGGTGGTCACGACCAGAAATTCCGTGGTCTTCGCCTTTCTCCTGGGGCTGGTGATCATCTGGGCACACGAACTCCAGGCCTTTGCAGTCTCGATCGTCGCGCTGGCTGCCGCATTAGTCTTGGCAACCAAGGAGCTGATCTTGTGTTGGAGCGGCGCCGCACTTCGCGTGGGAGGCAAGGTCTACACCGTCGGTGATCGAATTCAAATCGCGGGCCACCGCGGCGTGGTGTTGGACTACGACATCTTTGCAACCAAGTTACTGGAGATCGGCCCTGGTCAATCCGCCCATCTGTATACGGGACGCGTAACCATTTTCCCGAACAGTTTGTTGTTCACTAACCCGCTGATCAAAGAGAATCCGCAGCAAGAATATGGGCTTTACACGTTGACCGTTCCAATCAGGAACGAGGAGGATTGGCAAAGAGCGGAAGGGGCTCTCCTGGAGGCAGCCAAGCACGAATGCGCCTCATTCATGAATGAAGCGGTTCGGCAAATGAAGCTCCTCGAGCAGGCCAATCTCCTGGAAGCCCCCTCGCCGGAACCACGCATCACGATTCAATTGCCGGAATCCGGCAAGATGCATCTCGTCCTTCGATTCCCCGCTCCGGACCGAGGTCGCTCGCGTATCGAACAAGCCATTCTGCGTCGCTACCTTTCACGATCTATCACTCCCCCTTTGCCGACCTGA
- a CDS encoding formylglycine-generating enzyme family protein: MVLVPEGDFIMGSEKGDEDEAPAHRVRLQAFYIDKFEVTNGRFAKYVEAIQSEPPWGFSDKETPVIHADRPVRWVNWMDAMGYCLWVGKRLPTEAEWEKAARGTDERVYPWGNDPPTPVHAVYGLKEGGVEAVSVIGDHHMGQSPYGAQDLAGNLYEWVMDWYAEDFYSGFINNPAINPRGPAEGTAKVQRGGSYINTPYRLRTSFRTKADPTEQDPNVGFRCAQDAPKQP, translated from the coding sequence ATGGTGCTGGTGCCAGAGGGGGATTTTATCATGGGGAGCGAGAAGGGCGATGAGGACGAAGCGCCTGCCCATCGCGTCCGTCTGCAGGCATTTTATATCGATAAGTTTGAAGTCACAAATGGACGGTTTGCCAAGTATGTCGAGGCCATTCAAAGTGAGCCGCCCTGGGGATTTTCCGATAAAGAAACGCCGGTGATCCATGCCGATCGCCCGGTGCGATGGGTGAACTGGATGGATGCGATGGGGTACTGCCTGTGGGTCGGCAAGCGGCTTCCCACCGAGGCAGAATGGGAGAAAGCTGCACGTGGAACCGACGAGCGGGTGTATCCGTGGGGCAATGATCCTCCGACACCGGTCCATGCCGTCTATGGGTTGAAGGAAGGTGGTGTGGAAGCGGTGTCTGTCATCGGAGATCATCATATGGGGCAGAGTCCCTACGGCGCACAAGATCTCGCCGGTAATCTGTATGAATGGGTGATGGACTGGTATGCCGAAGACTTTTACTCCGGCTTTATCAATAATCCAGCGATCAATCCTCGTGGACCGGCCGAAGGAACGGCCAAGGTTCAGCGTGGAGGATCGTATATCAATACGCCATATAGGCTGCGGACGTCGTTTCGTACCAAAGCCGATCCGACGGAGCAGGACCCCAACGTCGGCTTCCGGTGCGCACAAGATGCGCCGAAACAACCGTAG
- a CDS encoding chromosome partitioning protein ParB — MAERKSKKPPLPKGARRRRKPTGTSLGLAADELQAAAPPGVVAELHHAIEQDDGKVLSMYREPYGGHWVVLAALPIELVEPTPYQRNISDTHVRKLEGVIGKIGRFLDPIIAVRIVKPDHAAKYWTPNGNHRLSAMRTLGAKSIIAIVVPEAAAAYQILALNTEKAHNLREKALEVIRMYRELAQLDHATEDIYALEFEEPALITLGLCYEERPRFSGGAYHPVLKRVDEFLKKPMHAAFSVRQQQAKTVLVLDELIVKQVEALKAKGLTSPYLKSFVVARVNPIRFRPKDAPALSFDEALERMTQAATKFNPDKVKLDDLAKSGGTPDDSE, encoded by the coding sequence ATGGCCGAAAGAAAATCGAAAAAACCACCATTACCCAAAGGCGCGAGGCGACGTCGAAAACCGACCGGTACCTCGCTAGGCTTGGCAGCCGATGAACTCCAAGCAGCTGCGCCGCCTGGGGTCGTGGCCGAGCTGCATCATGCCATTGAACAGGACGATGGGAAAGTCCTTTCGATGTATCGTGAACCCTATGGTGGGCACTGGGTCGTGCTGGCTGCCTTGCCGATCGAATTGGTTGAGCCGACACCCTATCAACGGAATATCTCCGACACACATGTTCGAAAGTTGGAAGGGGTCATCGGAAAAATCGGGCGTTTTCTCGATCCCATCATTGCTGTGCGAATCGTAAAGCCCGACCATGCGGCAAAGTATTGGACGCCGAACGGCAACCATCGCCTGTCGGCCATGCGGACGCTCGGAGCGAAGAGCATCATTGCGATCGTCGTTCCAGAAGCTGCTGCGGCCTACCAGATCCTCGCGCTGAATACAGAGAAGGCGCATAATCTCCGAGAGAAAGCGTTGGAAGTCATCCGCATGTATCGTGAACTCGCGCAGCTCGATCACGCAACGGAGGACATCTACGCCCTGGAGTTCGAGGAGCCGGCGCTGATTACCCTGGGGCTTTGTTACGAAGAACGCCCTCGATTCAGCGGAGGGGCCTACCATCCGGTGTTGAAGCGGGTGGATGAATTTTTGAAAAAGCCGATGCATGCGGCCTTCAGTGTCCGTCAGCAGCAGGCGAAGACCGTTCTGGTGCTGGATGAGCTCATTGTCAAGCAAGTCGAGGCGCTCAAGGCCAAGGGCCTCACCAGTCCCTATCTGAAGAGCTTCGTGGTGGCCCGCGTGAATCCCATTCGGTTCCGTCCCAAAGACGCCCCCGCCTTGTCGTTCGACGAGGCGCTCGAGCGCATGACCCAGGCTGCGACCAAGTTCAATCCGGATAAAGTCAAACTAGATGACTTGGCGAAGTCAGGCGGTACGCCGGACGACTCTGAATAG
- a CDS encoding 4a-hydroxytetrahydrobiopterin dehydratase: MGLADNKCIPCRGGVPPVPNDRAQALLKELGRGWSLNGQGHLERLFTFPDFAQALAYVNKVGAIAEAEGHHPDLYLAWGKCKVEIWTHKINGLTESDFYLAAKADREFEPFRAAAG; this comes from the coding sequence ATGGGTCTTGCCGACAATAAATGCATTCCCTGTCGTGGCGGGGTCCCGCCGGTGCCGAATGATCGTGCGCAAGCGTTACTAAAAGAACTGGGTCGTGGGTGGTCGCTCAATGGGCAGGGGCATCTCGAACGGCTCTTTACCTTCCCGGACTTTGCACAGGCGCTTGCCTATGTGAACAAGGTTGGTGCCATCGCGGAGGCTGAAGGCCACCATCCGGATCTCTACCTCGCTTGGGGTAAGTGCAAGGTTGAAATCTGGACGCACAAGATCAACGGCCTGACGGAGAGCGATTTCTACCTGGCGGCAAAAGCCGATCGAGAGTTTGAACCGTTTCGGGCTGCCGCTGGTTAA
- a CDS encoding RiPP maturation radical SAM C-methyltransferase — protein sequence MMSEAAKIALVNMPFSYAKYPSIQLGTLSALLKSKGIPVDCHHLNVRFAHLIGVELHEAICEKRALFGEWLFSSLLFGENPKRSEYPHIFKPVFEQIAQESGKPVGYFEEMATRIAPQYLTWALRSIDWEQYKLVGFTSTFDQNVASLTMAKLIKDLYPDVTIVFGGANFDGEMGLEHFRAFPFIDHVVVGEGEDSFLPLVRQILAGNSGDYPNGVTYRQGDKIMLTPNESLFSDFAKTGPPDYDDYYRLLTELGGKAQGLDRILLYEGSRGCWWGEKHHCTFCGLNAQSMKFRAKTPEQVIQEIAHLSQRYDAVRFRLVDNIIDMSYIDNLFGKLADDHCDLDVFIETKSNLQKRQIKTLAAGGVKCMQPGLESLSVNQLRAMDKGVMPMQNIVCLKWSLYYHVMVSWNILLGFPGETNEDYQRQLDLIPSLLHLQPPEATGKFWLQRFSPYFTRPHEYGIRITGPGMAYEYVYDARQVDLKKIAYDFEYELDSWPVDPHLSQGLVALIENWQRMHRSGDKPFLYYSKAPTYVTIYDGRNPKSPTRRRYEGLAALVIETCNESAKGAEQIRAAVAERADCSDAVLMPILNDLTAQRVLYEERGKYFTLAIPENPYL from the coding sequence TTGATGAGCGAAGCAGCCAAGATTGCGCTCGTCAACATGCCGTTCAGCTACGCCAAGTATCCGTCCATCCAACTCGGTACGCTCTCGGCACTGCTGAAGTCCAAGGGTATTCCTGTCGATTGTCACCATTTGAACGTCAGGTTCGCCCACCTGATCGGTGTGGAGTTGCACGAAGCGATTTGTGAGAAGCGGGCGCTCTTCGGTGAGTGGCTCTTCTCCTCTCTCCTGTTTGGGGAGAACCCGAAACGATCCGAGTACCCACACATATTCAAGCCGGTCTTCGAACAGATCGCGCAGGAGAGTGGAAAGCCGGTTGGCTATTTCGAGGAGATGGCAACCCGCATTGCCCCGCAGTACTTGACCTGGGCGCTGCGGTCGATCGATTGGGAGCAGTACAAACTGGTTGGCTTTACATCAACCTTCGATCAGAACGTCGCCAGCCTCACGATGGCCAAACTCATCAAGGATCTGTATCCAGATGTAACCATCGTTTTTGGTGGCGCCAACTTCGACGGCGAGATGGGGCTGGAACACTTCAGGGCGTTCCCCTTCATCGACCACGTCGTGGTCGGGGAGGGGGAGGACAGCTTCTTACCGTTAGTCCGCCAGATTCTGGCCGGTAACTCAGGGGACTATCCGAACGGCGTGACCTATCGGCAGGGCGACAAGATTATGCTCACGCCGAATGAGTCGCTCTTTTCCGATTTTGCCAAGACCGGCCCGCCTGATTACGACGATTACTATCGGCTGCTCACCGAGCTAGGCGGCAAGGCACAGGGGCTCGATCGGATCCTCTTGTACGAGGGCTCGCGTGGTTGTTGGTGGGGGGAGAAGCATCATTGTACGTTCTGCGGGCTCAATGCGCAGAGCATGAAATTCCGGGCGAAGACACCCGAGCAAGTCATACAGGAGATTGCTCATCTCTCGCAGCGCTACGATGCGGTCCGCTTTCGTCTCGTCGATAACATCATCGATATGAGCTATATCGACAACCTCTTCGGCAAGCTGGCTGATGACCATTGCGACCTGGACGTCTTTATCGAAACCAAGAGCAACCTGCAGAAGCGCCAGATCAAGACCTTGGCGGCGGGTGGGGTGAAGTGCATGCAGCCGGGTTTGGAGAGTCTCAGTGTCAATCAACTGCGCGCGATGGACAAGGGCGTCATGCCGATGCAGAACATCGTCTGCCTCAAGTGGAGCCTCTACTATCACGTGATGGTGTCGTGGAATATCTTGCTGGGATTTCCCGGCGAGACCAACGAGGATTACCAGCGGCAGCTGGATCTGATCCCGTCACTGCTACACCTTCAGCCGCCCGAAGCCACCGGAAAATTCTGGCTTCAGCGCTTCAGTCCCTACTTCACCAGACCACACGAGTACGGTATCCGCATCACCGGGCCGGGGATGGCGTATGAATATGTGTACGACGCCCGGCAAGTCGACTTGAAGAAGATCGCCTACGATTTCGAGTATGAGCTCGACAGCTGGCCGGTCGATCCGCACCTGTCTCAGGGGTTGGTCGCTTTAATAGAAAATTGGCAGCGGATGCATAGGTCCGGCGACAAGCCGTTCCTGTATTACTCCAAGGCGCCAACTTATGTAACCATCTACGATGGGCGTAATCCAAAGTCGCCGACTCGGCGACGGTATGAAGGATTGGCGGCGTTGGTGATTGAAACCTGTAACGAGTCAGCGAAGGGCGCAGAGCAAATCCGAGCAGCCGTCGCGGAACGAGCCGATTGCAGCGATGCAGTCTTGATGCCTATCCTCAACGACCTCACGGCGCAGCGTGTCTTGTACGAAGAGCGCGGCAAATACTTCACGCTGGCGATTCCAGAAAATCCATACCTATAA
- a CDS encoding carboxymuconolactone decarboxylase family protein, with protein MDSYYHSHDLEKFADIGKGNKALWEKFKSYYDAVFAEGALTEREKALIALAVAHTVQCPYCIDAYTQASLEKGSNVEEMTEAVHVACAIRGGASLVHGVQMRNVSEKLSM; from the coding sequence ATGGACTCGTACTATCATTCGCACGATTTGGAAAAGTTTGCAGATATTGGGAAAGGCAACAAAGCCCTGTGGGAGAAGTTCAAGAGCTACTACGACGCGGTGTTCGCCGAAGGTGCGCTTACGGAGCGAGAAAAGGCGCTCATTGCCCTCGCCGTCGCCCACACCGTCCAATGTCCCTACTGCATTGATGCCTATACACAAGCCTCGCTGGAGAAAGGATCAAACGTCGAGGAGATGACCGAAGCCGTCCACGTGGCCTGCGCCATCCGCGGCGGCGCCTCACTGGTCCACGGCGTGCAGATGAGGAACGTATCAGAGAAGTTGTCGATGTAG